The Paenibacillus uliginis N3/975 genome has a window encoding:
- a CDS encoding TIGR02679 domain-containing protein — protein MVHYRKTAKQYYSDPSFSNLLDAVFRKYRGQNGVKGNAKITVGTTEEASRLQDFFGTRLTRRVRPGTEVEVHLSVIAEELERGYKLTIPELYEILNDEPLLTNMEQKEIREMKWLQLFDQVNSKFENLFKTNLYNSVFSEEIYNWFNRLKGGDASGYGVVKNLFREGGGGDELFQCVKALWFLCIEREVMFQKKGISVAWIRLPILAEFVTLDPHAFDWKQPGGRLLWYALRDINNQRIKNGINVYNQHLMLPNFMEKRQVYRNSGIMDDDISSNMLIFAKDFMYSSSPRTLNLREIEECEDWPEYSALYVFENPSVFSFLMDETIHFLNGTGLSYEQLPENFPALVCTSGQLRDASKHFIENCLKTNPRCVIYYSGDFDRYGVEIASGVNKMFIGAVEMWKMDSDTYIRYLNRDSLLLSNHDRKVLESKPDNELASTMADKRRKVYQESITFELKNDWIELLRLSVKV, from the coding sequence ATGGTTCATTATCGTAAAACAGCTAAGCAATATTATAGTGATCCTTCATTCTCAAATCTACTGGATGCCGTATTTCGGAAATATCGAGGACAGAATGGCGTAAAGGGTAATGCTAAAATTACTGTAGGTACTACCGAAGAGGCGAGTCGACTTCAGGATTTTTTTGGAACCCGATTAACGCGGAGAGTACGTCCGGGGACTGAAGTTGAAGTTCATCTTAGCGTTATTGCGGAGGAATTGGAGCGGGGATACAAGCTGACCATTCCTGAATTATATGAAATTTTAAATGATGAACCATTGCTTACGAATATGGAGCAAAAAGAGATACGAGAAATGAAATGGTTACAGTTGTTTGACCAAGTAAATAGTAAATTCGAGAATTTATTTAAGACAAATCTGTATAACAGTGTTTTTTCAGAAGAGATATATAACTGGTTTAACAGATTAAAAGGAGGAGATGCATCTGGTTACGGAGTAGTGAAAAATTTATTTAGAGAGGGAGGAGGGGGGGATGAGCTTTTTCAATGTGTTAAGGCTCTATGGTTCTTGTGTATTGAAAGAGAAGTTATGTTTCAAAAAAAAGGAATCAGTGTAGCTTGGATTAGACTTCCTATTTTAGCTGAATTCGTTACATTGGACCCACACGCTTTTGATTGGAAACAGCCTGGAGGCAGACTTCTATGGTATGCTCTTCGTGATATTAATAACCAGAGGATTAAGAATGGAATAAATGTATATAATCAGCATTTAATGCTTCCGAATTTTATGGAGAAACGTCAAGTTTATAGAAACTCCGGCATTATGGATGATGATATTAGCTCAAATATGCTTATTTTTGCAAAAGATTTTATGTACTCATCCTCTCCAAGAACACTGAATCTGCGCGAAATTGAAGAATGTGAAGACTGGCCCGAATATTCTGCCTTATATGTTTTCGAGAATCCATCAGTATTTTCATTTTTGATGGATGAAACGATACATTTTCTTAATGGAACAGGTTTATCATATGAACAGCTGCCTGAGAATTTTCCTGCCTTGGTATGCACTTCTGGTCAATTACGTGATGCTTCTAAGCACTTTATAGAAAATTGTCTTAAAACTAATCCGAGGTGTGTTATTTATTACTCCGGTGATTTTGATCGGTATGGAGTCGAAATTGCAAGCGGTGTTAATAAAATGTTCATCGGCGCTGTAGAAATGTGGAAAATGGACTCGGATACATATATTCGTTATCTAAATCGAGATAGTTTGTTACTTTCAAATCATGATAGAAAAGTTTTGGAAAGTAAACCTGATAATGAATTAGCAAGTACCATGGCTGATAAGAGAAGGAAGGTTTACCAAGAAAGTATAACATTTGAATTAAAGAATGACTGGATTGAATTATTAAGACTATCTGTTAAAGTTTAA
- a CDS encoding TIGR02680 family protein: MVERWQMNRAGILNFWFYDDEEFQLEEGRVILRGANGSGKSVTMQSFIPLVLDGDKRPERLDPFGSRDRRLEYYLLGEDDHGHTDRTGYLWLEFYHSEKKLFKTIGIGIRARRGAAQLGFWGFLLDDGRRINHDFWLYDCNLWKEQNKKIPLNRKNLEDLIGAGQVVQEQAAYKSLVNKAIFGFRDEESYKDLLKLLLELRSPKLSKDFKPSSMYEILTRALPPLSEEELNPLSDVMEDMDQITDRLEELQIHIGDLQKITEKYNKYNEYLLKQSSEEVWVRSQKNNQLLQQISSHEIEKNEVNKKYLYAMETLRISRERLEEIDSSLDVLNRSEVMEKHREMERLEQQIQSTINQLTINERRLNETIIRRDRLNQQVTYSNDKLVELSNDQHKAIEEMENIARIVEFKEHDIYQGIWSRSVHEDEKWADSWTKDFQLHQYQLSVTYEIARSEREASITAKEAEIELGEIVRERNITEEELAKQENEFEETRDKLREAFVSWQQKLTILPVGGDQLRESLRSLSLISVKERSYNTVRLPMIDAYEQKQQEILQQLSSLNHQKQSLQKDCESLQAERDEWMNSKDPEPERSVRKTESRSRRRLGTGAPLYTVCEFNPELSEGDRALIEETLAHSGLLDAWIFPDGRVIISNANNEEEVWFEPAFQTDGESLGSVLYATPSLECGLSHEDINQVLNSIRWLKDTKGLNDKSLLHDAFISEKGHFKLGPLTGKNASKIRAEFIGSETRKQTRLIKISNLEENIQQLHNMIIERDHVITEFENQRKQLQQELDDFPSDIELQKHIDALIQVSYRLKEIMNQEQKVENRYKQKVANWREFQIKLTEQTAGWSRIKQEHQIKEAIESCHDYRTMISELFSLWRSHKELKQRYSHLLEEQSSVLIQIEEEQLSKEQLLEDKKTLTAQINEMKKLMSGLGPEEIFKEIKLLKEEKKALKGYIDCQQDTKEKLRQEIGRINANFDLLNNQRNESEDNLKTSLEKWSNEMKLGLVLKWKEYQNSSGDSELSINLCEQIINYYRSEFIDVPQERVANELSQEFSVARSNLQDYALNLEYLESGRMIISSNRDRFNSLPPSVLLEELRTLEEEQRVLLTESDRALYEEIILGSVGKAVRNRINRAQDWIDQMKKLMGQRDTSSGLKLSLDWKAKGSSIESELDTSELIELLKLDAHRMDDEQIEQVIEHFRTRITQAKQEAQDGHGALREYLYHLLDYRLWFEFELSYKKGGQTGYKPLTDSKFNVLSGGEKAMSMYIPLFAATYSRYSDADMDAPRIISLDEAFAGVDESNMRDMFHLLTDMGFDYIMTSQVLWGCYDTVPRLAIYEIFRPKDIDVVTLFHYRWNGQVRVLVEKELESLETR, encoded by the coding sequence GTGGTAGAACGTTGGCAGATGAATCGGGCCGGAATACTGAACTTTTGGTTTTACGATGATGAAGAATTTCAATTAGAAGAAGGCAGAGTTATTTTAAGAGGAGCGAACGGCTCCGGCAAATCGGTTACAATGCAGAGTTTTATTCCGCTTGTGTTGGATGGTGATAAAAGGCCAGAGAGGCTTGACCCCTTTGGATCCCGCGATCGCAGACTTGAGTATTACTTGTTGGGAGAGGATGATCATGGTCATACCGATCGAACAGGTTACTTATGGCTTGAATTCTATCATTCTGAAAAAAAATTATTTAAAACAATTGGTATCGGCATTAGAGCACGACGTGGTGCAGCCCAACTTGGCTTTTGGGGTTTTTTGCTGGATGATGGTAGAAGAATCAATCATGATTTTTGGTTGTATGATTGTAATTTATGGAAAGAGCAAAATAAAAAAATCCCCTTAAATCGAAAAAATCTCGAAGATTTGATAGGTGCGGGCCAAGTAGTTCAGGAGCAGGCGGCATATAAAAGTCTGGTGAATAAAGCTATATTCGGTTTTCGAGATGAGGAATCGTATAAAGATCTGTTGAAGTTGTTGCTAGAACTTAGAAGCCCCAAATTATCAAAAGATTTTAAACCTTCTTCTATGTATGAAATACTTACAAGAGCCTTGCCACCTTTAAGTGAAGAAGAATTAAATCCTCTTTCAGATGTGATGGAAGATATGGATCAAATTACAGATCGTTTAGAAGAACTACAAATTCATATTGGTGATCTTCAAAAAATCACAGAAAAATATAATAAATATAATGAGTATTTGCTCAAGCAATCATCTGAGGAAGTTTGGGTACGCTCGCAAAAAAATAATCAACTCTTACAGCAAATTAGTTCTCATGAAATTGAGAAAAATGAAGTTAACAAAAAATATTTATATGCTATGGAAACTCTAAGGATATCTAGAGAGCGATTAGAAGAAATTGATAGTAGTTTAGATGTATTAAACCGTAGTGAAGTAATGGAAAAGCATAGAGAAATGGAGCGTCTTGAACAACAGATACAATCTACTATTAATCAGTTAACAATTAATGAGCGCAGATTAAATGAAACTATTATTCGCCGTGATCGTTTGAACCAGCAAGTTACCTACTCTAATGATAAATTAGTTGAACTTTCGAATGATCAGCATAAAGCTATAGAGGAAATGGAGAATATTGCGCGGATAGTAGAATTTAAAGAGCATGACATATATCAAGGAATTTGGTCTCGCAGCGTTCATGAGGATGAAAAATGGGCAGATAGCTGGACAAAGGACTTTCAATTACATCAATACCAATTGTCTGTTACTTATGAGATAGCCAGAAGTGAAAGGGAGGCATCAATTACAGCAAAAGAGGCAGAAATTGAATTGGGTGAGATTGTAAGGGAGAGAAATATTACAGAGGAAGAGCTAGCTAAGCAAGAGAATGAATTCGAAGAGACAAGAGATAAATTAAGAGAAGCTTTTGTAAGTTGGCAGCAGAAGTTAACTATCCTACCTGTAGGAGGAGATCAATTGCGTGAATCATTACGATCTCTTTCTCTTATATCGGTGAAAGAAAGAAGTTATAATACGGTACGTTTGCCGATGATAGATGCTTATGAACAAAAACAACAGGAAATATTGCAACAATTGAGTTCATTGAATCATCAAAAACAGTCGCTGCAAAAAGATTGTGAATCGCTTCAAGCTGAGCGTGATGAATGGATGAATTCGAAAGATCCTGAACCAGAGAGGTCAGTGAGAAAAACAGAATCTAGAAGTCGGAGAAGACTTGGAACAGGAGCGCCCCTTTATACTGTTTGCGAATTCAATCCTGAGTTGAGTGAGGGCGATAGAGCTTTAATAGAAGAGACGCTTGCTCATTCCGGTCTATTGGACGCATGGATTTTCCCTGATGGAAGAGTGATTATTTCCAATGCAAATAATGAAGAAGAAGTCTGGTTCGAACCGGCTTTTCAAACGGACGGGGAGTCTTTAGGAAGCGTTTTGTATGCTACACCCTCTCTGGAATGTGGTTTATCTCATGAAGATATTAACCAGGTCTTAAATAGCATCCGATGGCTGAAGGATACAAAAGGATTAAATGATAAAAGTCTGCTGCATGATGCATTCATTAGTGAAAAAGGCCATTTTAAATTAGGACCGCTCACCGGGAAAAATGCCTCCAAAATACGTGCTGAATTTATTGGAAGCGAGACTAGAAAGCAGACCCGGTTAATTAAAATTTCCAATCTTGAAGAAAATATTCAACAACTTCATAACATGATTATTGAAAGAGATCATGTTATTACTGAATTTGAAAATCAACGAAAACAACTGCAACAGGAGTTAGACGATTTTCCAAGCGATATAGAACTACAAAAACATATCGATGCTTTGATTCAAGTATCCTATCGATTAAAAGAAATCATGAATCAGGAACAGAAGGTAGAGAACCGATATAAGCAGAAAGTCGCAAACTGGAGAGAATTCCAGATTAAATTAACAGAGCAAACTGCTGGGTGGTCAAGAATTAAGCAGGAACATCAAATTAAAGAAGCCATCGAATCATGTCACGATTATCGGACTATGATCTCAGAATTGTTTTCTCTGTGGAGAAGTCATAAAGAACTCAAACAGAGATATAGCCATTTGCTTGAGGAGCAATCAAGTGTATTGATACAAATAGAAGAAGAACAATTATCGAAGGAACAACTACTTGAGGATAAGAAGACCTTAACTGCACAAATCAACGAGATGAAAAAGCTGATGTCTGGTCTGGGTCCAGAGGAAATTTTCAAGGAAATCAAGTTATTAAAAGAAGAAAAAAAAGCATTGAAAGGTTATATTGATTGTCAACAAGATACAAAAGAGAAGTTGAGACAAGAAATTGGAAGGATCAATGCTAATTTTGATTTGTTAAATAATCAGCGGAATGAAAGTGAAGATAATTTAAAAACATCACTAGAAAAATGGTCCAATGAAATGAAATTGGGTCTAGTGTTGAAATGGAAAGAGTACCAGAACAGTTCTGGAGATAGCGAATTAAGCATTAATTTATGTGAACAAATAATAAATTATTATAGATCTGAATTTATTGACGTACCACAAGAAAGAGTCGCTAATGAACTTTCACAAGAATTTAGTGTGGCTCGAAGTAACTTGCAGGATTATGCTCTTAATCTAGAATATCTTGAATCGGGTAGGATGATTATCTCGTCGAATAGGGATCGTTTTAATTCTCTTCCCCCATCTGTTCTACTCGAAGAATTACGTACGCTTGAAGAAGAACAACGAGTGTTACTAACGGAAAGCGACAGAGCGCTTTATGAAGAAATTATATTAGGAAGTGTTGGAAAGGCTGTTCGAAATCGGATAAATCGAGCTCAAGATTGGATAGACCAGATGAAGAAATTGATGGGTCAGCGGGATACATCCAGTGGGCTAAAATTATCACTTGATTGGAAAGCTAAAGGTAGTTCTATTGAATCTGAACTAGATACCTCGGAGCTAATTGAATTGTTGAAATTAGATGCGCATCGGATGGATGATGAGCAGATTGAGCAGGTTATTGAACATTTTCGTACACGTATTACTCAAGCAAAGCAAGAGGCACAGGACGGACATGGGGCATTAAGAGAATACCTCTACCATTTGCTGGATTACAGATTGTGGTTTGAATTTGAACTAAGTTATAAAAAAGGTGGACAAACGGGATATAAACCACTTACCGATTCCAAATTTAATGTCCTTAGCGGCGGAGAGAAAGCAATGTCAATGTATATTCCTTTATTTGCGGCGACCTATTCCAGATACAGTGATGCCGACATGGATGCACCAAGGATCATTTCGCTTGATGAAGCTTTTGCTGGAGTAGATGAATCGAATATGAGGGATATGTTTCATTTGTTAACCGATATGGGCTTTGATTACATTATGACTTCTCAAGTGCTGTGGGGGTGTTATGATACAGTTCCGCGGCTGGCTATATATGAAATATTCAGACCCAAGGATATAGATGTGGTGACATTATTTCATTATCGTTGGAATGGACAAGTTAGAGTTTTGGTAGAGAAAGAACTTGAAAGTCTAGAAACGAGGTAA
- a CDS encoding TIGR02677 family protein — protein MKWGTTVGKVPNIHSLRSVPELKYINADNVTRYRAIMRFLYGEYLRLNYWLKSEDVYEGIMSWNLNLNYTLEQCQIDLDQLVEWGNLSSRHDGGKAVTVDEYLRKKYQYLLTPYSIEIERLLESLENVRGYGGSLEPTLFDTIADCLIRVRKNAGEYEADEARDIWNTLYGSFQTLHEASVDYIASLQTNMAEDLMVTDAFLLYKDSITRYLQDFIQALQRRSYRIEGNFEQITPGVKELFIQAVLKDEWRIPKMEVTITQEQYYEQLLEKWEGIYRWFVGGDDYLSEMSLLERATKEAIVKIVRCAVRIQERKSSGISRKKELDYLGQWFYRLEDVELAHTLAAYVFGMFPTRHLLGVDRRESDSQEESMWEQPPIEKTLRSRSRKKQDRQDGQNPIMDKTMRKNNLRKIYIEQHKQEYKFLKSMVGLKNVEISNLERITTSTRIQILQWISRCLNSPKWSLETPEGVRIQMEQPESKERTTMQCEDGDLELLNYSFTFSVINQSAWEQMLHWVEE, from the coding sequence ATGAAATGGGGAACTACTGTGGGTAAAGTTCCGAATATACATTCTCTACGTAGCGTGCCGGAGTTGAAATACATAAATGCAGATAATGTGACGAGATACAGGGCCATTATGCGTTTTCTTTACGGGGAATATCTGAGGCTTAATTATTGGCTCAAATCTGAAGATGTATACGAGGGAATAATGTCATGGAATTTAAACCTCAATTATACCTTGGAACAATGCCAAATTGACCTTGATCAGTTAGTAGAATGGGGAAATCTTTCTTCCAGACATGATGGCGGAAAGGCGGTTACCGTAGATGAATATTTACGCAAAAAATATCAGTATCTCCTCACCCCTTATTCTATTGAAATTGAGCGTTTGCTTGAGAGTTTGGAAAATGTTCGAGGCTACGGAGGTTCTTTAGAACCAACATTATTTGATACTATTGCAGATTGCTTAATCAGAGTCCGAAAAAATGCAGGTGAATATGAAGCGGATGAAGCTAGAGATATATGGAATACATTATATGGCTCGTTTCAAACATTACATGAAGCATCAGTAGACTACATTGCTAGCCTTCAGACGAATATGGCAGAAGATCTAATGGTTACAGATGCTTTTTTGTTATATAAAGACTCAATCACTCGTTACCTGCAAGATTTTATTCAGGCTCTACAGCGGAGATCGTACAGAATTGAGGGTAATTTTGAACAAATAACACCAGGAGTAAAGGAGTTATTTATACAGGCTGTTTTGAAGGATGAATGGCGTATACCAAAAATGGAAGTGACAATAACACAGGAACAATACTATGAACAGCTGTTGGAGAAATGGGAAGGTATATATAGGTGGTTCGTAGGTGGGGATGATTACCTTAGTGAGATGTCTTTATTGGAACGCGCGACCAAAGAAGCGATCGTCAAAATAGTTCGCTGTGCAGTGCGTATACAGGAAAGAAAAAGTTCTGGAATCAGCAGAAAAAAAGAACTCGATTACTTGGGACAATGGTTTTACCGTTTAGAGGACGTCGAATTAGCTCACACGCTCGCTGCCTATGTATTTGGAATGTTTCCAACCCGACATTTGCTGGGAGTAGATCGAAGGGAATCAGATAGCCAGGAAGAGTCTATGTGGGAACAGCCTCCAATTGAAAAAACGCTGCGGTCACGGAGTAGAAAAAAACAGGACCGGCAAGATGGCCAGAATCCAATTATGGATAAAACTATGAGAAAAAATAATTTAAGGAAAATATATATCGAGCAACATAAACAGGAGTACAAGTTCCTGAAAAGTATGGTTGGTCTTAAGAATGTAGAAATATCCAATTTAGAAAGAATAACAACTTCTACAAGAATTCAGATTTTACAATGGATTAGCCGTTGCCTGAATTCACCTAAATGGTCATTGGAAACTCCTGAAGGAGTGAGAATCCAAATGGAGCAACCCGAAAGTAAAGAACGAACCACTATGCAATGTGAAGATGGTGATCTTGAACTTTTAAATTATAGTTTTACTTTTTCAGTAATTAATCAGAGTGCATGGGAGCAAATGCTTCACTGGGTCGAGGAATAG
- a CDS encoding TIR domain-containing protein — protein sequence MNIFLGSSSSVEALNHLRKVAMIIEAEGHIPLPWTKSEIFRPGNYILDSLREVSGRIDAAILIFSEDDEVWYRNELQLTTRDNVVLEYGFFVSLLGRERTIICRRGKPRMATDLQGIIYCDLNREYKAENDLVQWLRFLNSKNIV from the coding sequence GTGAACATCTTCCTTGGGAGCTCAAGTTCAGTAGAGGCATTAAATCATCTTAGGAAAGTGGCCATGATAATTGAGGCCGAAGGACATATCCCACTTCCTTGGACTAAGTCGGAGATCTTTAGACCAGGGAATTATATTTTAGACAGCTTGAGAGAAGTTAGTGGAAGAATCGATGCAGCTATACTTATTTTTAGCGAAGATGATGAGGTTTGGTATAGAAATGAATTACAGCTAACAACGAGAGATAACGTTGTTTTGGAGTATGGTTTTTTTGTTTCTCTTTTAGGGAGAGAAAGAACAATTATATGCCGAAGAGGGAAACCTAGGATGGCTACGGATCTGCAAGGCATAATTTATTGTGATCTGAACCGGGAATATAAAGCTGAAAATGATCTTGTGCAGTGGCTTCGGTTTTTAAATTCAAAAAATATAGTTTAG
- a CDS encoding TIGR02678 family protein: MEKIKIGKTNNPKRKRTNVVDKDERAYRRKQCMNALLNRPWITKESDPELYYWIKDQISELKTWFNEFAGYSLILNRKLVKLEKTPVIAHPWMGFQEFREPLDYTLFTYGLWFLEQKTESDQFLLTELIREIRDYMVEQGMEVDWKNYFHRLSMSRAIKKLKSLDIVRGVDGNEMEWATHDASRDVLYECTSYHRYVLRNLPRELMSYFQVEELRETQLYGDDLQELNRRRRHEMYRRFLLEPVVLDKEWKDDLYYFYSEKNKLLRQLQSMFGWEGSEYREGLLFFEEGPSAEAEVFPTLSAISDIGLLLCGQIRTEVQGTNAKLIFEQGGQIRLTKGHVERILLHLKDEYKEFWANEYRKKNAPLLAEDVCQHLIDWGLAEWDHDGFFVVNAAVGRWTAKYGSVELDT; this comes from the coding sequence ATGGAGAAAATAAAAATTGGAAAAACGAATAATCCAAAGAGAAAAAGAACAAACGTCGTTGACAAGGATGAGCGTGCATATCGACGTAAACAGTGTATGAACGCTCTTTTAAATCGTCCTTGGATCACTAAAGAATCCGATCCTGAGTTGTATTATTGGATAAAGGATCAGATATCTGAATTAAAAACATGGTTCAATGAGTTTGCCGGTTATTCTCTAATTTTAAATAGAAAACTAGTCAAACTGGAAAAGACTCCGGTTATCGCTCATCCGTGGATGGGTTTTCAAGAATTTCGTGAACCTCTTGATTACACATTGTTTACCTATGGCTTATGGTTTCTTGAACAAAAAACAGAGAGTGATCAATTTCTTTTAACAGAGCTGATTAGAGAAATTCGTGATTACATGGTTGAGCAAGGGATGGAAGTAGACTGGAAAAATTATTTTCATCGGCTTTCTATGTCCAGAGCTATAAAGAAGCTGAAAAGCTTAGACATTGTTCGCGGGGTCGACGGAAATGAGATGGAATGGGCAACGCATGATGCAAGTCGTGATGTGCTTTATGAATGTACTTCTTACCATCGTTATGTGTTGAGAAACTTACCTAGGGAACTTATGAGCTACTTTCAAGTAGAAGAGTTAAGAGAAACACAGTTGTATGGGGATGATCTTCAAGAATTAAATCGTCGAAGAAGACATGAGATGTACCGACGGTTCTTACTGGAACCAGTGGTGTTGGATAAGGAATGGAAAGATGATCTTTATTATTTTTATAGTGAAAAAAATAAATTATTAAGACAATTGCAATCCATGTTTGGTTGGGAAGGCAGCGAGTATCGTGAGGGGCTTCTATTTTTTGAGGAAGGGCCTTCAGCTGAGGCTGAAGTATTTCCAACGTTATCAGCAATTTCAGATATTGGTCTGTTGTTATGTGGTCAAATTAGGACGGAAGTCCAGGGGACTAATGCAAAATTGATTTTCGAACAGGGTGGACAAATACGTCTTACCAAAGGTCATGTGGAACGAATCTTACTTCATTTAAAGGACGAATACAAAGAATTCTGGGCCAATGAATACCGTAAGAAGAATGCCCCTTTGCTTGCCGAGGATGTGTGTCAGCATCTTATAGATTGGGGATTGGCTGAATGGGATCATGATGGATTTTTCGTAGTGAATGCTGCAGTTGGAAGATGGACGGCTAAATATGGATCAGTGGAATTAGATACCTAG